ACTCATTATTCGCTCTATTGTTTCCTGTTTCAGGGAATTTCTCATCGTATCAGCTCCTCCCTTCGATCGCAACGTCGCTTTTCGGATAATTGTCATCTATTTCATCAAGAATCCATCAACTAACAAACGACAAATTCTTCTGACGCTGAAGTAAGAGACATCTTGGAACAGGACGATTTAGCAGTCTCTATACCACTCTGTTCCCATCCTTTGCTTCGACGGACGCCAATCCCATCACGCAGATTTTCCCTGAGATTTAGCTCAGCAGGCGATCGGATGGCTAACGCTAAAAGCCTGATTTACTGGTGGATTTACCCTGTTTAGCGAAGAATTTATCCATCCGGACAATTTCGATGAAAGTTATATCTAGCACCTTGAAGATTCCATAAAGTTAGAGTTAGGCGCTTAATTGTTTTCCCGGATTTCGTTAGCATACTTCCAGTAAACGATGCATAAGGACAGCTTTTGAATCAAGTTTTAGCAGTTTCAGTTTTCCCCTTTAAACTTGTCTTCCTAAATTCATTCTGCCTGTAGAAAAACTACAAAACTAGGAGGAGCTTAATTGAAGGGAAGAATCGCAGCGTTGGTCTGGGTGCTATGTTTGGCTCCCACCCTGAAAGTTCTCCATTCGTTCAGTTCCTAAGCTTTTAGACACAGTTTTTTTGGAGTCTTCACTTCAGATCGCAGGTATTTAGAGAAAATACCTCGTTTTAGGTCGTCTTTTTGTGTGTTCTCAAATTTAGACACATCTCAGCAGCTTCATTAATCTGAGTTGCTTAAAAGTTTATCTTCTTTCGGAGAGCCTCATTATGGAAAGAGTGTCAGCTTACGCTACCAATCCCGAATCTAATAATTTTGAAAAGTTTGAAGAACCCGCTGTGGCTCGATCGGCTGAAAGAAGCGAACGATCTGTCCCGAAGAAGCCTCTCGTTTCTTTAGTAACCCCCGCTTACAACGAAGCCCTCATTCTCGAAAAAAACCTGACGATTCTCTGCGAGTACATGGCAAGCCTGGAGGATGAGTACGAGTGGGAACTCATTGTCGTCAATGACGGGAGCCGGGACAACACGGGCGCATTAGCAGAATTGTTCGCCCGGAAACACAGTAAAGTGCGCGTCGTCCACCACGAAGTGAACTCTGGAATGGGGCAGGCACTCCGAACCGGATTTGACAATGCTCTGGGGGATTATGTCGTTGTTTTAGACATGGATTTGAGCTTTGCGCCCAGCCACGTCGAGCGTCTTTTAGACAAAATTCGGGCAACCCATGCGGATGTCGTCACCGCATCTCCCTACATGGGCGGCGGCAAGGTTTCCAATGTTCCCTTCATTCGCTTGATGCTGAGCGTGGGTGCAAACTGGTTTCTCGGCTTTGCCACCAAAAAGAAATTCACCAGCATTACCGGCATGGCAAGGGTTTACGATGCAGAATTTCTGCGTTCCCTCAACCTGCGATCGAAGGGGATGGACATCAACCCGGAAGTGCTGCACAAGGCAGCTTTGCTGGAGGCACGGGTGGAAGAAATTCCTGCCCATCTGCGCTGGATTCCCCAAAACGATCAGCCTAAATCTAAGCGTCGCAAGTCCAGCATGACGACGATGAAGATCCTGAAGCACACCTGGGCGATCGTCTTCTTTGGGTTTCTGTTTCGTCCGGTGATGTTTTTTGTAATTCCCAGTCTGCTGTTCTTTGCCATCTCCCTGTATTCCCTGGGCTGGGCAAGCATTCACTCCTGGACTTCTTACCAATTCTTGATCGCACAAGGCGCTATTGCCACCACCTTCGACGATAGGATTTCGCAAGCCGTAGCGCAGGCATTTCAATCCTCTCCCCATTCGTTCGTCATTGGGGGCATGGCGCTGATGATTGCAATTCAGCTCTTTAGCCTGGGCGTGCTGTCGGTGCAGAGCAAGCAGTATTTCGAGGAGGTCTTTAATCTCGGAACTGCAATCTACAAATCAACTCGCAATTAGCGCAAGCCTTAACGCATAGCTGTCTATTCGGTCTGTCCAGTCTATTTACGACTGGTTGAACGATCGACAGTCTTTACTCAGGCACCTGAACAACAGCGGGTGGGGGCAGAGGCAGTCGCGACTCAGGGAAAAAGCCTCTATATCCCTGCCTTCAGCAGACAACGTCAGTGAACAATGCTCTATTTCGGGTTGATGGAACAATGAATATTGCGATCGTCGGTGGCGGCATGATGGGGATGACTCTTGCCTATCGTCTGTCAGAGCAGGGAAACCGGGTCACGCTGTTTGAGGGTAGCCCGCAACTGGGCGGCTTAACGACCCACCATGATTACGGCTCCTTTGTGTGGGATCGGTTCTACCATGTGATTCTGCCGTCCGATCAGGCGTTGATTGCGCTTTTGAAAGAGATTGGTTTGGGCGACGAGCTTGACTGGCAAAAGACCTTGACCGGATTCTATGACGGTAAACAGTTTTATTCGATTAGTAATTCGATCGAGTTTTTGAAGTTTCCGCCGCTGAATCTGCTGGACAAAATTCGGCTGGCGTTTACCCTGCTCTACGGATCGCGCATCAAGAACTGGAAAAAGCTAGAAACCATTCGGGCGGAGGATTGGCTGATTTCCCTATCCGGTCGCGGCACCTACGAGAAAATGTGGAAGCCGCTGCTGCGGGCAAAGCTGGGCGAAAACTATAAGCGCGTCTCTGCCGTATTCATCTGGGCTTACATCAGCCGTTTGTTTTCTGCACGGGATTCTTCCCTGAAAAAAGAGGAATTGGGGTATGTGCGAGGAGGATACAAAACGGTATTCGATCGCCTGACTGCTCTGATCCAGTCCACCGGGGGAAAAGTCCTGACGGGCATATCGGTAGAGTCGATCGTCCCCCATCCCAGCGGAGGGTTATGGGTGGAACACAGCCAGCGCAAAGAACATTTCGACAAGGTTATTTTTACAGGTCCGGTGAACGTATTGGAGCAGGTTGCTGCGAAGGAACTGGTGAATGTTTCTGGGAACGGTAACGCGATTGAATATATGGGAGTGGTGTGTATGGTGCTGTTAACGCGCAAGCCACTGGTTCCCTACTACGTCGTGAATATTGCCGATCAGAAAGTTCCCTTTACCGGGGTGATCGGAATGAGTAATCTGGTGGACTTGCAGGAGACCAACGGGCTGCACATGACCTTTTTACCCAAGTACGTTCTTTCCGATGATCCGTTCCTGAAGGAATCCAACGAGTCGATCGAAAAGTATTTCCTGGACGGACTGCGATCGATGTTCCCGGATTTGCGATCGGAGGACATTGCCGGAATCCATATCAACCGGGCATTTAAGGTGCAGCCGCTCCAGGTGTTGAACTATTCCAGTCTGGTGCCCCATACCACGGTGAGCAGCAAGGATTTCTATATCCTTAACACTGCCCAACTGGTGCAGGACAATCCCAATAACAATGCGGTTGTCCGCCTGGTGGATCAGTTTTTGCAGGATCAGTTTTTGTAATAAGCAATAAATAAAACTTTGTCTAGCGTTTGCCTATCCCCCGCCAATTTCACAATGAAAAAGCATCAGCCTGTTGCCAGTCTTTCCCTGGATTTGGATAACCTCTGGTCTTACCTGAAAATTCACGGCGATTCCGGCTGGGAGTCTTTTCCTTCCTACCTGGATATTGCCGTCCCCCGCGCCCTGGACTTTCTGAAGCAGCGGGATCTGCAAATTACCTTTTTTATCGTCGGTCAGGATGCCGCCCTGGAAAAGAATCATCGGGCAATTCGGGCGATCGCAGATGCGGGACACGAAATTGGCAATCACTCGTTCCATCACGAAGCCTGGCTGCATCTCTACTCCGAGGAGGACATCGAGCAAGAGGTCAAAAACGCAGAAGCCGCCATCCAGGAAGTGACGGGCGTTCGACCCACAGGATTTCGCGGTCCTGGATTTAGCTACTCGCTGGCTTTGCTGGAAGTGTTGCAGCGGCGGGGCTACCAGTATGATGCCTCTACGTTCCCAACCTTTTTGGGACCGATCGCCCGTGCCTATTACTTCATGACCAGCAACCTGAGCAAGGAGGAGCGGCAGAAGCGGAAGGCACTCTACGGCAGTTTCAAGGATGGCTTGCAGCCCCTCAAGCCCTATCGCTGGCAAATGGAGGGCAATCAACGGCTGGTAGAAATTCCCGTGACGACTATGCCGATCTTCAAAATTCCCATCCACTTCACCTACGTTCTCTATCTGAGCGTGTTCTCCCCGGTGCTGGCGCTGCTTTATTTCCGCATTGCGCTCTGGCTCTGCAAACTCACCGGGACTCAGCCCTCTCTACTGCTGCATCCGGTGGACTTTCTAGGACAGGAGGATGTCCCGGAGCTGTCGTTCTTCCCGACCATGAATCTTTCGAGTGAGCAGAAGCT
This is a stretch of genomic DNA from Leptolyngbya ohadii IS1. It encodes these proteins:
- a CDS encoding NAD(P)/FAD-dependent oxidoreductase, whose protein sequence is MNNALFRVDGTMNIAIVGGGMMGMTLAYRLSEQGNRVTLFEGSPQLGGLTTHHDYGSFVWDRFYHVILPSDQALIALLKEIGLGDELDWQKTLTGFYDGKQFYSISNSIEFLKFPPLNLLDKIRLAFTLLYGSRIKNWKKLETIRAEDWLISLSGRGTYEKMWKPLLRAKLGENYKRVSAVFIWAYISRLFSARDSSLKKEELGYVRGGYKTVFDRLTALIQSTGGKVLTGISVESIVPHPSGGLWVEHSQRKEHFDKVIFTGPVNVLEQVAAKELVNVSGNGNAIEYMGVVCMVLLTRKPLVPYYVVNIADQKVPFTGVIGMSNLVDLQETNGLHMTFLPKYVLSDDPFLKESNESIEKYFLDGLRSMFPDLRSEDIAGIHINRAFKVQPLQVLNYSSLVPHTTVSSKDFYILNTAQLVQDNPNNNAVVRLVDQFLQDQFL
- a CDS encoding glycosyltransferase family 2 protein, yielding MERVSAYATNPESNNFEKFEEPAVARSAERSERSVPKKPLVSLVTPAYNEALILEKNLTILCEYMASLEDEYEWELIVVNDGSRDNTGALAELFARKHSKVRVVHHEVNSGMGQALRTGFDNALGDYVVVLDMDLSFAPSHVERLLDKIRATHADVVTASPYMGGGKVSNVPFIRLMLSVGANWFLGFATKKKFTSITGMARVYDAEFLRSLNLRSKGMDINPEVLHKAALLEARVEEIPAHLRWIPQNDQPKSKRRKSSMTTMKILKHTWAIVFFGFLFRPVMFFVIPSLLFFAISLYSLGWASIHSWTSYQFLIAQGAIATTFDDRISQAVAQAFQSSPHSFVIGGMALMIAIQLFSLGVLSVQSKQYFEEVFNLGTAIYKSTRN
- a CDS encoding polysaccharide deacetylase family protein, whose product is MKKHQPVASLSLDLDNLWSYLKIHGDSGWESFPSYLDIAVPRALDFLKQRDLQITFFIVGQDAALEKNHRAIRAIADAGHEIGNHSFHHEAWLHLYSEEDIEQEVKNAEAAIQEVTGVRPTGFRGPGFSYSLALLEVLQRRGYQYDASTFPTFLGPIARAYYFMTSNLSKEERQKRKALYGSFKDGLQPLKPYRWQMEGNQRLVEIPVTTMPIFKIPIHFTYVLYLSVFSPVLALLYFRIALWLCKLTGTQPSLLLHPVDFLGQEDVPELSFFPTMNLSSEQKLKTLSKALKMLARDFTILPMGEHAQWVANRSRLPVLEPKRRGTQVEVA